One Deinococcus sp. LM3 genomic region harbors:
- a CDS encoding peptidoglycan-binding domain-containing protein: MPRPHPALLPVALSALLGTLPGARAATPDLVQAATRTAAAVNGVLRNCPTSFARVGTAGKQCVGAPGTTEQVRLQIGAALGGDLYGVWRSRDDQRSVYNWLRTPGGFAYLRLQPDPDGRARTLVYLDTPPDPLPAAPALTLTPVQPTTPRPAPTAAPAAPAPASTTPASAAPASTAPTSTAPAAPAAPSASRTFRRTLEVQTPRLNGEDVRAVQNRLIRLTRPARPGQGDGWFGPVTAATVRAFQAANRLPVTGRVDRATWDRLFAPDAATFTPAP; this comes from the coding sequence ATGCCGCGCCCCCACCCCGCCCTGCTGCCCGTCGCCCTGAGCGCGCTCCTGGGCACCCTCCCCGGTGCCCGCGCCGCCACGCCCGATCTGGTGCAGGCCGCCACCCGCACCGCCGCCGCCGTGAACGGCGTGCTGCGCAACTGCCCGACCAGTTTCGCCCGCGTCGGCACGGCGGGCAAGCAGTGCGTCGGCGCGCCCGGCACCACCGAGCAGGTCCGCCTGCAGATCGGCGCGGCGCTGGGCGGCGACCTGTACGGCGTGTGGCGCAGCCGCGACGACCAGCGCAGCGTCTACAACTGGCTGCGCACCCCCGGCGGCTTCGCGTACCTGCGCCTGCAACCCGACCCGGACGGCCGCGCCCGCACCCTGGTGTACCTCGACACGCCCCCGGACCCACTGCCCGCCGCCCCGGCCCTCACCCTGACCCCGGTGCAGCCGACCACGCCCCGACCGGCCCCCACTGCGGCACCGGCTGCCCCGGCCCCGGCGAGCACCACTCCGGCCAGCGCGGCTCCGGCCAGTACCGCGCCGACCAGTACCGCCCCGGCGGCTCCGGCCGCGCCGTCCGCCTCCCGGACGTTCCGGCGCACCCTGGAAGTCCAGACGCCCCGACTGAACGGCGAGGACGTGCGGGCCGTACAGAACCGCCTGATCAGGCTGACGCGCCCGGCCCGGCCCGGCCAGGGGGACGGCTGGTTCGGGCCGGTCACGGCCGCCACGGTCCGCGCCTTCCAGGCGGCCAACCGTCTGCCCGTCACCGGCCGCGTGGACCGCGCCACCTGGGACCGCCTGTTCGCCCCGGACGCCGCCACCTTCACGCCCGCCCCCTGA
- the ubiE gene encoding bifunctional demethylmenaquinone methyltransferase/2-methoxy-6-polyprenyl-1,4-benzoquinol methylase UbiE, which produces MTNRPPVGDKQDKGKDVQAMFASIAPRYDLLNRVLSLGVDRGWRRAAAQEALALNPARVLDVATGTADFALELKTRAPQAEVIGSDFVPQMLAIGRQKAAARHIDIRLEEGDALNLPYPDGSFDSITCAFGFRNFADYARGLAEFHRVLAPGGRAVILEFPPPRPGLLGSLFRVYFQHVLPRIGGLISGNAGAYTYLPESVLAFPEPERLAGLMRATGFRTRYRLLTFGIAAIHVGDRLP; this is translated from the coding sequence ATGACGAACCGGCCGCCGGTGGGCGACAAGCAGGACAAGGGCAAGGACGTGCAGGCCATGTTCGCCAGCATCGCGCCCCGTTACGACCTTCTGAACCGCGTGCTGAGCCTCGGCGTGGACCGGGGCTGGCGCCGGGCGGCGGCGCAGGAAGCCCTGGCCCTGAATCCGGCGCGGGTGCTGGACGTGGCGACCGGCACGGCGGATTTCGCGCTGGAACTCAAGACCCGCGCCCCACAGGCCGAGGTGATCGGCAGTGACTTCGTGCCGCAGATGCTCGCCATCGGCCGCCAGAAGGCCGCCGCGCGGCACATCGACATCCGCCTGGAGGAAGGGGACGCGCTGAACCTGCCGTACCCGGACGGGAGTTTCGACTCGATCACCTGCGCGTTCGGATTCCGGAACTTCGCGGATTACGCGCGCGGCCTCGCGGAGTTCCACCGGGTGCTGGCGCCGGGCGGGCGGGCCGTGATCCTGGAGTTCCCGCCGCCCCGTCCCGGCCTGCTGGGCAGCCTGTTCCGGGTGTACTTCCAGCATGTGCTGCCGCGCATCGGCGGGCTGATCAGCGGGAACGCGGGCGCGTACACGTACCTGCCCGAGAGCGTGCTGGCCTTCCCGGAACCCGAGCGGCTGGCGGGATTGATGCGCGCCACGGGCTTCCGCACCCGCTACCGCCTGCTGACGTTCGGCATCGCCGCCATCCACGTCGGGGACAGGCTGCCGTAA
- a CDS encoding DsbA family oxidoreductase: MTASFQPSSPDKIRVDIWSDIACPWCYVGKRRLESALAQFPQRDQVEVVWHSFELDPTTPAEHPLNMRDGLARKYGRSADEAQGMMDHMTRVAADEGLEYHFERARMGNTFLAHQLIHHAAAHGRQDAMKERLLRAYMSEGALVSDLDTLVRLAGETGLDGAEVRAALLDGCHAHAVRQDEAQAQSLGISGVPFFVLGGKYGVNGAQDPQTLLGALTQVWNETHPAPLQMIGTDPAADGCEDGQCAVPAQN, encoded by the coding sequence ATGACCGCCTCCTTCCAGCCCTCCAGCCCCGACAAGATCCGCGTGGACATCTGGTCCGACATCGCCTGCCCCTGGTGCTACGTCGGCAAACGCCGCCTGGAAAGCGCCCTGGCGCAGTTCCCCCAGCGCGATCAGGTCGAGGTCGTCTGGCACTCCTTCGAACTCGACCCCACCACCCCCGCCGAGCACCCCCTGAACATGCGCGACGGACTGGCCCGCAAGTACGGCCGCAGCGCCGACGAAGCCCAGGGCATGATGGACCACATGACCCGCGTCGCCGCCGACGAGGGCCTGGAATACCACTTTGAACGCGCCCGCATGGGCAACACCTTCCTGGCCCACCAGCTGATCCACCACGCCGCCGCGCACGGCCGCCAGGACGCCATGAAGGAACGCCTGCTGCGCGCCTACATGAGCGAGGGCGCGCTCGTCAGCGACCTCGACACCCTGGTCCGTCTGGCCGGGGAGACCGGCCTGGACGGCGCCGAGGTCCGCGCCGCGCTGCTCGACGGCTGCCACGCGCACGCCGTCCGCCAGGACGAGGCGCAGGCACAGTCGCTGGGCATCAGCGGCGTGCCGTTCTTCGTGCTGGGCGGCAAGTACGGCGTGAACGGCGCCCAGGACCCGCAGACACTGCTCGGCGCCCTCACGCAGGTCTGGAACGAAACCCACCCCGCGCCCCTCCAGATGATCGGCACGGACCCCGCCGCCGACGGCTGCGAGGACGGCCAGTGCGCCGTGCCCGCGCAGAACTGA
- a CDS encoding MGMT family protein: MTDPAQIAPAFRDRVLALVARIPEGRVMTYGQLALLAGTPGAARQAGFVMNSLVGGVSTDGSGLPWHRVINAQGRVSTHKVGFGDMQEALLRAEGVPLDATGRCDLAARQWWPEEERGAPPTPLL; encoded by the coding sequence ATGACCGACCCCGCGCAGATCGCCCCGGCCTTCCGTGACCGCGTACTGGCCCTGGTGGCCCGCATTCCCGAGGGCCGCGTCATGACCTACGGGCAGCTGGCGCTGCTGGCCGGCACGCCCGGCGCGGCCCGGCAGGCAGGCTTCGTGATGAACTCGCTGGTGGGCGGCGTCAGTACAGACGGCAGCGGCCTGCCCTGGCACCGGGTGATCAACGCGCAGGGCCGCGTCAGCACCCACAAGGTGGGCTTCGGGGACATGCAGGAAGCGCTGCTGCGTGCCGAGGGCGTGCCGCTGGACGCCACGGGCCGCTGCGACCTCGCCGCGCGGCAGTGGTGGCCGGAAGAGGAACGCGGCGCGCCGCCCACCCCGCTGCTGTGA
- the ftsH gene encoding ATP-dependent zinc metalloprotease FtsH: MKRPPWLWGALISLTLLLIVLGLTLPRQRGDELNLTDFTAALTGGQVSSATILYQNGTAQLSGLLEDGRPYRTRTLAADPVLNLAALQAAGVTVSYVAPSRLNVVSLLGVLLTGALIVGLIVLLLRGRQNGGSDAAGTFGKSKAAVISEGQIKLNFTDVAGCDEAKQDLQEVVDFLRHPEKYHQLGARIPHGVLLVGPPGSGKTLLAKAVAGEARVPYFSISGSDFVEMFVGVGAARVRDLFEQARKAAPCIVFIDEIDAVGRKRGVNMQGGNDEREQTLNQLLVEMDGFSSGQEVIILAATNRPDVLDAALLRPGRFDRQVVVDAPDVRGREQILRIHARRKPLDASVDLGVVARRTAGMVGADLENLLNEAALQAARSGRTRIVGRDVDEARDRVLMGPERRSLVVREADRKVTAYHEVGHALAAQLLPGADKAHKLTIVPRGRSLGSALYTPEDRMHHTRAALLDRICVALAGHAAEQIATGQVTTGAANDFQQATAIARRMVTEWGMSSVGQLALAQDSGSYLGYGPQQGAYSDHTAQAIDAEVSRILNGEFQRALDLLGEHAHVLYRLTDELVARESLSGEDVQTVLAGGTLPPLSPDLRPTETAAPTGKLTPGPA, encoded by the coding sequence GTGAAACGGCCACCCTGGCTGTGGGGCGCGCTGATCAGCCTGACATTGCTGCTGATCGTGCTGGGGTTGACCCTGCCCCGACAGCGCGGCGACGAGCTGAACCTCACGGACTTCACGGCCGCCCTGACCGGCGGGCAGGTCAGCAGCGCCACGATCCTGTACCAGAACGGCACCGCGCAGCTCAGCGGGCTGCTGGAGGACGGCCGCCCGTACCGCACCCGGACGCTGGCCGCCGACCCGGTCCTGAACCTCGCGGCGTTGCAGGCGGCGGGCGTGACCGTGTCGTACGTGGCGCCGTCGCGCCTGAACGTGGTGTCGCTGCTGGGCGTTCTGCTGACCGGCGCGCTGATCGTGGGTCTGATCGTGCTGCTGCTGCGCGGCCGTCAGAACGGCGGCAGCGACGCGGCGGGGACGTTCGGGAAGTCGAAGGCGGCCGTCATCAGCGAGGGTCAGATCAAACTCAACTTCACCGACGTCGCCGGCTGCGACGAGGCCAAGCAGGACCTCCAGGAAGTCGTCGATTTCCTCCGCCACCCCGAGAAGTACCACCAGCTCGGCGCCCGCATCCCCCACGGCGTTCTCCTCGTCGGCCCTCCTGGCAGCGGCAAGACGTTGCTGGCCAAAGCTGTCGCCGGTGAGGCCCGCGTTCCCTACTTCAGCATCTCGGGCAGCGATTTCGTCGAGATGTTCGTCGGCGTCGGCGCCGCCCGCGTCCGCGACCTGTTCGAACAGGCCCGCAAGGCCGCCCCCTGCATCGTCTTCATCGACGAGATCGACGCCGTCGGCCGCAAACGCGGCGTGAACATGCAGGGCGGCAACGACGAACGCGAACAGACCCTCAATCAGCTGCTCGTCGAGATGGACGGCTTCAGTAGCGGGCAGGAGGTCATCATCCTGGCCGCCACGAACCGCCCGGACGTGCTGGACGCCGCGCTGCTGCGTCCGGGCCGCTTCGACCGGCAGGTGGTGGTGGACGCACCGGACGTGCGGGGCCGCGAGCAGATCCTGCGGATTCACGCGCGCAGGAAACCCCTGGACGCCAGTGTGGACCTGGGGGTGGTGGCGCGGCGGACGGCGGGCATGGTGGGAGCGGACCTGGAGAACCTGCTGAACGAGGCGGCGTTGCAGGCGGCGCGGTCGGGGCGGACGCGGATCGTGGGGCGGGACGTGGACGAGGCGCGGGACCGGGTGCTGATGGGGCCGGAGCGGCGGAGTCTGGTGGTGCGGGAGGCGGACCGGAAGGTCACGGCGTACCACGAGGTCGGCCACGCCCTCGCCGCACAGCTGCTGCCCGGCGCGGACAAGGCGCACAAGCTGACCATCGTGCCGCGCGGCCGCAGCCTGGGCAGCGCGCTGTACACCCCGGAAGACCGCATGCACCACACCCGCGCCGCGCTGCTGGACCGGATCTGCGTGGCGCTGGCCGGGCACGCCGCCGAGCAGATCGCAACCGGGCAGGTCACGACCGGCGCCGCCAACGACTTCCAGCAGGCGACCGCCATTGCGCGGCGCATGGTCACCGAGTGGGGCATGAGCAGCGTGGGGCAACTGGCCCTGGCGCAGGACAGCGGCTCGTACCTGGGGTACGGCCCGCAGCAGGGCGCGTACAGCGACCACACCGCGCAGGCCATCGACGCCGAGGTCAGCCGCATCCTGAACGGCGAATTCCAGAGGGCGCTGGACCTGCTGGGCGAACACGCGCACGTCCTGTACCGCCTGACCGACGAACTCGTCGCCCGCGAGAGCCTCAGCGGCGAGGACGTGCAGACCGTCCTGGCCGGCGGCACGCTGCCGCCCCTCTCGCCCGACCTGCGCCCCACCGAAACCGCCGCGCCCACCGGGAAACTCACGCCGGGACCCGCGTAG
- a CDS encoding BioF/Kbl family PLP-dependent acyltransferase produces MATSLSDRLTAELSGLRESGLLIHPRVLDSASRARTRVDGREVVNLASNNYLGFADHPALKARAAEYLERWGAGAGAVRTIAGTLRIHEDFESQLAAFKHTGSALVLHSGFTTNQGVLGALLREGDLVISDELNHASIIDGLRLTKATKKVYRHADPDDLERLLKEHDTDGLKLVVTDGVFSMDGDVAPLDRLVAVARRYGAVTYVDDAHGSGVMGEAGRGTVHHFGFEYADDVIQVGTLSKAWGGVGGYAAGHGDLRQLLINRARPYLFSTAQAPATVGALAAALDEVQRDPTLMARLWDNTRYFKAELQGLGFDIFGSTTPITPVIFGEATAAFEASRLLFDRGVFAVGLGFPTVPRGLARIRNIVTAEHTRDDLDHALQAYAEVGRTLGIIS; encoded by the coding sequence ATGGCCACTTCCCTGTCCGACCGTCTGACTGCCGAGCTGTCCGGCCTGCGCGAGAGCGGGCTGTTGATTCACCCGCGCGTGCTGGACAGCGCCAGCCGCGCCCGCACCCGCGTGGACGGGCGCGAGGTCGTGAACCTCGCCAGCAACAACTACCTGGGCTTCGCGGACCACCCGGCCCTGAAGGCGCGGGCCGCCGAGTACCTGGAACGCTGGGGCGCGGGGGCGGGCGCGGTCCGCACGATTGCCGGAACGCTGCGCATTCACGAGGACTTCGAGTCGCAGCTGGCGGCGTTCAAGCACACGGGCAGCGCGCTGGTGCTGCACAGCGGCTTCACGACCAACCAGGGCGTGCTGGGCGCGCTGCTGCGCGAGGGTGACCTGGTCATCAGCGACGAACTGAACCACGCCAGCATCATCGACGGGCTGCGCCTGACCAAGGCCACCAAGAAGGTGTACAGACACGCCGACCCGGACGACCTGGAACGCCTGCTGAAAGAGCACGACACGGACGGTCTGAAACTGGTCGTGACGGACGGCGTGTTCTCCATGGACGGCGATGTGGCCCCCCTCGACCGACTCGTGGCGGTCGCCCGCCGGTACGGCGCGGTCACGTACGTGGACGACGCGCACGGCAGCGGCGTGATGGGCGAGGCCGGGCGCGGCACCGTGCATCACTTCGGGTTCGAGTACGCCGACGACGTGATCCAGGTCGGGACGCTCAGCAAGGCCTGGGGCGGCGTGGGCGGGTACGCCGCCGGGCACGGCGACCTGCGCCAGCTGCTGATCAACCGCGCCCGCCCGTACCTCTTCAGCACCGCGCAGGCCCCCGCCACGGTGGGCGCGCTGGCCGCCGCGCTCGACGAGGTGCAGCGCGACCCCACCCTGATGGCGCGCCTGTGGGACAACACCCGCTACTTCAAGGCGGAGTTGCAGGGGCTGGGCTTCGATATCTTCGGCAGTACCACGCCCATCACGCCCGTCATCTTCGGCGAGGCGACGGCCGCGTTCGAGGCGAGCCGCCTGCTGTTCGACCGGGGCGTGTTCGCCGTCGGGCTGGGCTTCCCGACCGTGCCGCGCGGACTGGCGCGCATCCGCAACATCGTGACCGCCGAGCACACCCGTGACGACCTCGACCACGCCCTCCAGGCTTACGCCGAGGTGGGCCGCACGCTGGGCATCATCTCCTGA
- a CDS encoding cytochrome c: MNRRTQREAGDVTSWAVGVTAGLILGVTLLIATPRLMTPPTTAEGTTTSTTTRDAATQVESADAQEAATQGTAGQQEGGMQEEGAATAEASAEGEGEAATGEATEGASAGGAAPEAAAGNAEAGQTVYVGNCAACHGPNGQGQIGPSLVGEDGPKNWTLAQFTATLREGKTPDRQLSAAMPRYAETQISDEQVADLQAYIKTLN; encoded by the coding sequence ATGAACAGACGAACGCAACGCGAAGCGGGCGACGTGACCTCCTGGGCGGTGGGTGTGACGGCCGGACTGATCCTGGGCGTGACCCTGCTGATCGCCACGCCCCGCCTGATGACCCCACCCACCACCGCCGAGGGCACCACCACCAGCACCACCACCCGCGACGCCGCCACGCAGGTCGAATCGGCCGACGCGCAGGAAGCCGCCACCCAGGGGACGGCCGGGCAGCAGGAGGGTGGGATGCAGGAGGAAGGCGCCGCCACCGCTGAGGCCAGCGCCGAAGGTGAGGGCGAGGCCGCGACAGGCGAGGCGACGGAAGGCGCGTCAGCCGGGGGCGCCGCACCCGAAGCCGCCGCCGGGAACGCCGAGGCCGGGCAGACCGTGTACGTCGGGAACTGCGCCGCCTGCCACGGCCCGAACGGGCAGGGACAGATCGGCCCCAGCCTGGTCGGTGAGGACGGCCCCAAAAACTGGACGCTCGCCCAGTTCACCGCCACCCTGCGGGAAGGCAAGACGCCTGACCGTCAGCTGAGCGCCGCCATGCCCCGCTACGCCGAGACGCAGATCAGCGACGAGCAGGTCGCGGACCTCCAGGCGTACATCAAGACCCTGAACTGA
- a CDS encoding N-acetylmuramoyl-L-alanine amidase, producing MKLPVILLSSALLLAGAGSGLAQTAAPTDPFQRAAPAASAPRVSVGAQSAGVPAAPITLPGVQNATFGSPRASSQGSATRVVFDLPAGVTYSLTPTFTGLRVDVQGARVQPAVTARLGSSVTEYRAGGGQATLFTPFPLSLTDGWKAQEATLATGSRVLIIDIGAGVTGGAPGSRVLTSAPVTAAAQAVLNASSAPLPVTLPPGDTVQPGGKVLPPAPALPGSDTARPSALTGRVPGTPRSDLLAPPRLGKSPGQTRVVLDLPPGATYRITPGPSGLSIELTGLNVPAQGERNASPELREWRSEARAGGGVVTLLTAAPTTERSGWRAQLLPPASGDLYRLAIDLSPAMADLTPLSPAERVVAAVPPVPATRGTAILALSASYVRPRVVIDPGHGGRDPGAVGLVTEKAVNLDIALRVRDLLTAAGVDVVLTRDSDRELSADKNTDLKLRAALSTPGTALFVSIHVNALEAVSALRGYGIETWWNPNHPRSSALAALLQNNLIGQTGAFNRGLKNSQSLSVLRNSRVPAALVEVGYLSHPVDSQNLKDTHYIDRVALGIAQGIREALVSGVTADTGTERAPLAGTSR from the coding sequence ATGAAGCTGCCTGTCATCCTCCTTTCATCTGCTCTGCTGCTGGCAGGCGCGGGTTCAGGACTGGCCCAGACCGCAGCTCCCACCGATCCCTTTCAGCGGGCCGCTCCGGCCGCCAGCGCTCCCCGCGTCAGCGTGGGCGCCCAGAGCGCCGGCGTACCCGCCGCGCCCATCACCCTGCCCGGCGTGCAGAACGCCACCTTCGGCTCGCCGCGCGCCAGCAGTCAGGGCAGCGCCACGCGCGTCGTGTTCGACCTGCCCGCCGGGGTCACCTATTCCCTGACGCCCACCTTCACGGGCCTGCGCGTGGACGTGCAGGGCGCCCGCGTGCAGCCCGCCGTGACCGCCCGCTTGGGCAGCAGCGTCACCGAGTACCGCGCCGGCGGCGGACAGGCGACCCTGTTCACGCCCTTTCCGCTGTCCCTGACCGACGGCTGGAAGGCGCAGGAGGCCACCCTCGCCACCGGCAGCCGCGTCCTGATCATCGACATCGGCGCGGGCGTCACGGGCGGCGCGCCCGGCAGCCGCGTCCTGACCAGCGCGCCCGTCACGGCCGCCGCGCAGGCCGTCCTGAACGCCTCCTCTGCGCCGCTGCCGGTCACGCTGCCACCGGGCGACACCGTGCAGCCCGGCGGTAAGGTCCTGCCGCCCGCCCCGGCCCTGCCCGGCAGCGACACCGCCCGCCCCAGCGCCCTGACCGGCCGCGTGCCCGGCACGCCCAGAAGCGACCTGCTGGCCCCGCCGCGCCTGGGCAAGAGCCCCGGCCAGACCCGCGTGGTGCTGGACCTGCCGCCCGGCGCGACGTACCGCATCACGCCCGGCCCCAGCGGCCTGAGCATCGAACTGACCGGCCTGAACGTCCCGGCGCAGGGCGAACGCAACGCCAGCCCCGAACTGCGCGAGTGGCGCTCCGAAGCCCGCGCCGGGGGCGGCGTGGTCACCCTGCTGACCGCCGCGCCCACCACCGAACGCAGCGGCTGGCGCGCCCAGCTGCTGCCGCCCGCCAGCGGCGACCTGTACCGGCTGGCCATCGACCTGTCGCCCGCCATGGCCGACCTGACCCCCCTGTCGCCCGCCGAGCGCGTCGTCGCGGCCGTGCCGCCGGTCCCGGCGACGCGCGGCACCGCCATCCTGGCCCTCAGCGCCAGTTACGTGAGACCCCGCGTGGTCATCGACCCCGGTCACGGCGGCCGTGATCCCGGCGCGGTCGGACTGGTCACCGAGAAGGCCGTCAACCTCGACATCGCGCTGCGTGTGCGCGACCTGCTCACGGCCGCCGGCGTGGACGTCGTGCTGACCCGCGACAGCGACCGCGAACTGAGCGCCGACAAGAACACCGACCTGAAACTGCGCGCCGCGCTGAGTACGCCCGGCACGGCGCTGTTTGTCAGCATTCACGTCAACGCCCTGGAGGCCGTCAGCGCCCTGCGCGGCTACGGCATCGAGACGTGGTGGAATCCCAACCACCCGCGCAGCAGCGCCCTGGCCGCCCTGCTTCAGAACAACCTGATCGGCCAGACCGGCGCGTTCAACCGGGGCCTGAAGAACAGCCAGTCCCTGAGCGTGCTGCGCAACAGCCGCGTGCCGGCCGCGCTGGTCGAGGTCGGGTACCTCAGCCACCCGGTGGACAGCCAGAACCTGAAAGACACCCATTACATCGACCGCGTGGCGCTGGGCATCGCACAGGGCATCCGCGAGGCGCTGGTCAGCGGCGTGACCGCCGACACCGGCACCGAACGCGCCCCGCTGGCCGGCACCTCCCGCTGA
- a CDS encoding ABC transporter ATP-binding protein: protein MTQPSLPARELWRTLRLTLPDLWRAQPLVTAGLFLSGAAQGALPAVTILIGKWTVDGVSGLLAGQSVNLTVLAAAWVGAALLTQVTVTLTQVMQGVAADHYTLHVNQRLMRRMTELQGLDVLEDPQFHDDIEVLQGGAHHRPLNLLSTLVYALRGVVAAVSVAATLLIIGWWVPLVVVAGLLPLLSRQMQFYRLGWTLFIQNTPEAREVNYLSRVALRHEYAKEVRLYGLAPHLQREALTRARAYQDTLRAQRTRGLLALLPFEALSLLVTGGLFAFVVAQAQAGRVGAGSVALVITALAALRQELSRLTELSSNGTQHLNWFAKLHAFLNAPGGVQNPAQPRPLPTDGAITLENVSFAYRDQPPALRDVTLTIPAGQTVAIVGENGAGKSTLIKLLLRYYDPTAGRILIGTGAAQTDLRDLDLNDWRAGVAAVFQDFARFEWTLRENILLGQTQDDARLNAAVQGSGLNTVLTGTRTLDTRLGQAFGGADLSGGQWQKLATARALYRDARILILDEPTAALDPRSEAEVFGTFAALARGRTTLLVTHRLGSVLMADRVIVMKAGQIIEDGTHAALLARGGEYADLWALQARQYEDQPGEPVLA from the coding sequence ATGACCCAGCCCTCCCTGCCCGCCCGTGAGCTGTGGCGCACGCTGCGCCTGACCCTGCCGGACCTGTGGCGCGCCCAGCCGCTGGTCACGGCGGGTCTGTTCCTGAGCGGCGCGGCGCAGGGCGCGCTGCCTGCCGTGACCATCCTGATCGGGAAGTGGACGGTGGACGGCGTGAGCGGTCTGCTGGCCGGGCAGAGCGTGAACCTGACGGTGCTGGCGGCCGCGTGGGTGGGCGCGGCGCTGCTGACGCAGGTGACCGTGACGCTCACGCAGGTCATGCAGGGCGTCGCCGCCGACCACTACACCCTGCACGTGAACCAGCGCCTGATGCGCCGCATGACCGAGTTACAGGGTCTGGACGTGCTGGAAGACCCGCAGTTCCACGACGACATCGAGGTGCTTCAGGGCGGCGCCCACCACCGGCCGCTGAACCTGCTGTCCACGCTGGTGTACGCGCTGCGCGGCGTGGTGGCGGCCGTCAGCGTGGCGGCCACCCTCCTGATCATCGGGTGGTGGGTGCCGCTGGTCGTCGTGGCGGGCCTGCTGCCGCTGCTGTCCCGGCAGATGCAGTTCTACCGACTGGGCTGGACCCTGTTCATCCAGAACACCCCCGAGGCGCGCGAGGTGAACTACCTGTCCCGCGTGGCGCTGCGTCACGAGTACGCCAAGGAGGTCCGCCTGTACGGCCTCGCGCCGCACCTGCAACGCGAGGCGCTCACCCGCGCCCGCGCGTACCAGGACACCCTGCGCGCCCAGCGCACCCGCGGCCTGCTGGCCCTGCTGCCCTTCGAGGCGCTGTCCCTGCTGGTCACCGGGGGCCTGTTCGCGTTCGTGGTCGCGCAGGCGCAGGCCGGGCGGGTCGGAGCGGGCAGCGTGGCGCTGGTGATCACGGCGCTGGCCGCCCTGCGGCAGGAACTGAGCCGCCTGACCGAACTGAGCAGCAACGGCACGCAGCACCTGAACTGGTTCGCCAAACTGCACGCCTTCCTGAACGCCCCCGGCGGCGTGCAGAACCCGGCCCAGCCGCGCCCGCTACCCACGGACGGCGCCATCACCCTGGAGAACGTGAGCTTCGCGTACCGCGACCAGCCCCCCGCGCTGCGGGACGTGACGCTGACCATCCCCGCCGGGCAGACCGTCGCCATCGTCGGCGAGAACGGCGCGGGCAAGAGCACCCTGATCAAGCTGCTCCTGCGCTACTACGACCCCACCGCCGGACGCATCCTGATCGGCACGGGCGCGGCGCAGACCGACCTGCGCGACCTCGACCTCAACGACTGGCGGGCGGGCGTCGCCGCCGTCTTCCAGGACTTCGCGCGCTTCGAATGGACGCTGCGCGAGAACATCCTCCTGGGGCAGACGCAGGACGACGCCCGCCTGAACGCCGCCGTGCAGGGCAGCGGCCTGAACACCGTCCTGACGGGCACCCGCACGCTCGACACCCGCCTCGGGCAGGCGTTCGGCGGCGCAGACCTCTCCGGCGGCCAGTGGCAGAAACTCGCCACCGCCCGCGCCCTGTACCGGGATGCCCGCATCCTGATTCTCGACGAACCCACCGCCGCCCTCGACCCCCGCAGCGAGGCCGAGGTGTTCGGCACCTTCGCCGCCCTGGCGCGCGGCCGCACCACCCTGCTCGTCACGCACCGCCTCGGCAGCGTCCTGATGGCCGACCGGGTCATCGTCATGAAGGCCGGACAGATCATCGAGGACGGCACCCACGCCGCACTGCTCGCGCGCGGCGGCGAGTACGCCGATCTGTGGGCACTCCAGGCCCGCCAGTACGAGGACCAGCCCGGCGAGCCCGTCCTGGCGTGA